The window TGTACTCCTACTTTGTCTTCTGTATTTTTctcctatattatttttataccttTAAATAATCTTGCTTTGAGACTTCTggcatctttctgtctttttctctgagAGATGCCCCTAGAATGCTGTTGCTAcagggaatttaaaaaatcaagtgatTCTGGTATTTCCCTCATTCACTCTTACTTCATTCCTGCTTTCTTCCTTTGCTCTTCCAGTTCCTTACATCTAGAGTGCTCTCTTCTGCCCCATCTAGCCTGTCCTTTCGCCACTTCCTTCAAAATCTGATACAATATTAATTTGCTTCAGACAACTCTCCTGGACTAACCTACTCCAATTTACTGTTTCTCTCGACCTCTGGGAATGTCAGTAAAAACTATACATTTCATTCTCATTTACTTGGaaagtgtttgtttttgtaatttcattcagttatttagttatatattttgtaatattttattatttatataattactaTATACCCTTTCTAATTCCTGATTTTTCCTTATTAGTTTTAAGCATaaccattattttataatataaacatgtaattggTTGCTTAATATCTGTCTCTCCTGCTAAAATACAAGCTCTTTTGGCTAATTGCTTATTGTTTTATCCCCAGAGCCTAAAAAATATACACAGTAATTACTCAATTAATATTATAGTATCTTTGAACTATCGTTCGGATATTAGTGAAATGAAAGTGCTCACAAATGCTTGCTGATTTTTTAAAGCCCGATTTTGGCTGGAATCCCTCATACTTTTTGTTAACAGGTGGGATGTATTTTGCTGTAAGATGCAGAAAACATTACCGACACACACTTAAATTGAAAGACACCAGCTGTTTACTTAGCCATAAGTCCAAATGTGGGCAGTTCTAATGTTGGTTTGACTGTCCAATGTTGTCATGCAGGACCTAGGTTCTTCCCATCCTCCTCCTTGGCCATCCGAAGTTGCTGGCTTTCTACAGTATTGCACCATAATGTCATAATGCATCATAGCCCCCAAATGGAGGCCACATTCTCATATTTCAATGTGTAAAGCAGGAAGCAAAGAGAGCGACATCAGAAAACAGGGATATTTCCTCACTCTTGTCAATATCCTAGAAATCCCTCCAGCCCTAGCAGCCTTCTCCCCATTCCAATGACAAGAACTGAGTCACGTGCCTACTTTTGGACTAACCGTGGGCAGAGGGAAAGCAATGCTATTAAAGTCCAATCCTGATTCATCCCAGCTTCTTTGGCAAAAATAAAGGGAAACTGCTGGGTACGCAAGCAACACTGTGCCTGCTCTTCTGCTTTGTTAAATGAACCACACTGAAGCTCTGTTTTCCGCAGAATCTTAAGATTCttcaggctttttcttttttctgcctacATTTTAATCATTAcgtcttttctttcagatttttttttctgattaaaatggCCTTTTGAAACATCTACTCTCTCCACCCATACGTTTCTTTTATTGAGTTGTTTCCATACTCTTAATTTCTGCATtctaattccttttcttttcaaaagcaCTGAGAcatatcacattttttaaaggaagaacaaagtttattttgccccttcctttccactccacatATATACTGCAGATTCTCAACTGTATTAGGAGCCTCAGAGGTCAAGAAACCATCGTCTGCTCTCCTTATACTTGCCAGCAGCGTTTCACAGGTGCTAAATGTACTTGACATGCCCTTCCCCTTTATGTTTAATCAGAGGCATGCAGGCTTTAATAAGAAGCATTAGGAATCAGGGTTTTACAGTCGAAAAGTACCCCTCGCATTATAAACATCCTCTACTAATTTGTTTCTATTAAATTATCTGCATATTTGCTTCTTGCTGGTGTCAGGAAGTCCCAGAATACAGTACATTTCCCACTTCATACCACCTTTTCCAAAATCTTTCACAGAAAGAAAGGATGGACTTGGGTTTCCATGGTAACACAAGTGCGATAATTGAAGGTATCTGGCTATAGGTGAGATAACTCCCTTTCAGATTTAGTGGAGAGAGGAGAaatgaagattttctttctttttattctcctgGCAATGCACTTCGGAAACTAAAGGGATCCTGCAGTGTCAGTTACTGCGTTAAGTTTTCACTATCTTACAGATTTACAGCTCTTGGGAATAATTCAAATttcttttatatcatttttattttttatttcccacaAACAAATGAAGATATAAGTTATTTCTATAATCATCTCAGAATAGAGTTTATGCTGGCATCGGAATGAACATGACTAAGGGGTTAGAAAATAGACATCCATCTCCCACCCAAGTCCTCTAAATTCTCTACACGTCCTGACATCCTTTTTATAGCAGCTAATCTTTCACCCAACATTTCACATACAGCCACAAATCAGGTAAGTACCATCATTTAAGCCAGAATAGGTGAGAAAATATGCTCCGACCTGTCATGTTTCTTTTGCCTCTTGGTGGTTAAAAATCAACCTTTATGGTACTGAGCATGAAATCCGAGGCCTGTCAATATAAGGCCTGTAAATAAATGAACTGTAACCACCCCAAGGGCTGCAGTCTCTATACCCCTTCTTATCAAAAACGTCAGCATTGATGAGAGGTCAGGGGAAATAGCCTGAGAAATGTCACAAAGCTGTCCTACTCTGTATTATGCTAAATGGAGTGACTACGGAGCCCACTCACTATTTTTGTGACAGCTTCAATCCAGAGCTTCTCAACATCTAGGGACCTAGGAGTCATGAAAACAGTTACTTAAGGCAACCTTCTGGACCCACAATCCCAATGCAAATTTCTCAAAAACATTAATCACTGGAACTTTATTCCTTGCAAAGTAAATGGACTTAGAGCTCCTTTGTAATGCAAGGTACTAGATGAGTTGTCATGATCTAGAGAGAAAGATTCACGCTTCCTGGCTCTATTTAACAACCCTAAGAACTTCTTATCACCAAGATGCACAGTTAGAATCTTAAGACAGTCTGTCTTTCCTTGGAAAAGAAGTATAGCTTCTACTAACCCAGAGTAACCATGAATAAGCATACCAATTTTACACAAAATATGAGACTTCTGGAAAGCTAGGTGAACACCATACTTACCTACATCCTCTTGAAACATCCCTGCCAAAGTAGCTCAGATATGAAGCATCCATGTAAGCTCTTTCAATTTTAATTCACTATTTCATGTTAACTAGCCTAGGATGAAATAGTAGATCCTCTTCGGTTCCAGTTCCCTTAAAACAGTCCTGATTCTTAGtcctttttattaatataataccTTCACTGCTGATTCTGGTGGCTCAGATAGTACCATTCATATTTTAATGATATGTAATCAAGAAATGCTGAGTTATATTttactacatacacatttttaaattcagaggACATTTGTCCttgataattttaaatgaaaacttgGTGTGTGTTCATTACAGCAAGGTAATGCAAATATAAGTTATCCATTCTAATATAACGAAGCTATAGGGAAATAAGAAACTACTAAATTTGAGTAGTCTTTGTAGTAGTTTGACTATCGACAGAAAAGATGGTGAAAGAATACCTGGCTTTTAACTCAGACCAAAATCCCCTCTGCATGATGACCTTGTGGGAAAGAGGAACGGGGAGAGGTATGCCAGGCTCTAACAATAGAACTACAGAAATGTGTTATTCGCAGGAAATGTGCGACAGTAACGAACAGGTGAGACTAGTTTGAGAAGGACATAGTTTAAAGAAAGTAAACCGAATAACCAGTTACTGCAAAAAATAATGCAGGAGTGCTTGGGGATGTATCGTCTCCTAAATTTGACGTTAtgggtgggagagggtgtgtaACTAAGATGCAATGCTAGCGACAGAACGCTAAGTTTTAAAACTcaatagtgaaagaaaaaaataatgttttgggaGGAACGCCTGGAAGACCCATGCAACTGCTGCACGATGTTTCCTTAAGGACCGGAACATTTCTCACCCTGAAGACAAAAGTCCCTGTGTTCTCGATTCAGCCCACATCCCTCAGCACCATTTCCATGCCCATCATTTAGGCAGAATGCCACGGAGACGACGTGAAAAGTGGAATTCATCATTCTGGCTTGCAACGCATCTTGTTCTTTTGCCAGAACAGGGCACAGCAACTGGCTCCTCAATCTCTGCCCCTCCCAAACCCCAGCAGCCGGTCCCTGTCTCCATCCCGCCGGCCTCGGTGGCAAGGGGCTCGCGAGCTCTGGTTGGCTTGGCCGAAGCTTCCGTCACTCGCCAGCTCAACTACGATTGGTTGGCAGAGCGTGCGCGAAGAGCCCGGCCTGGCAAGGCACTGGGAGGTGGGCTTGCGGATCCTGCGACTAGCGTTTTTCTCGACTGGTTGAAGGAGGAAAGTCAGGTGGCATGGGGACGCTCTCTTATTGGTCGTGAATGGTACCTTGTGGTACAGAGACGTGATGTGGTTGGCTAGAATGAATCCCAGCTTCCCACTAGATGCCCCTAGCTGGCTGTTGCTATGAAGTGTCCTGGGCCTTCCGGCTGCCGTTCGGGATTCCGCTCTCCAGGTTTTCAACTCACCCGTGGCTGACAGGGCGTGGGAAGAGCTCGACTTCAGTTCGGCACTGAAAGGGGCGGGTCTAGGAGAAATGTGGGCGGGTCCAGAGGGTTGGTGGGCGGGACCCCGACGACGTCAGCGGGCTTGGACCCGACTTCCGCGGTGTGTGGCCGCCTCTGACTCGCCCCTCTGGCGCGCTGCTGGAGGGGGGCGTCACCCTCCCATCAATGTCCTAACGCTCCAAAGCTTCATTTTGTTGCGTTTACACAACTTCAGGCAGAAGCCTGTAGGTGCCCCCCCCCTTAAAGCTTCACATGCTAATACAAGATAAAACCAAAGCTCTAGGAGTGCTGACAGACTGGGTGGCATCGGACAAAGGCCCTCGCGGCCCCTCTTGGGCCCTGGGCATCTATCTCCTTCACTCCCCGCCTCAGGATAAAGCTTGGAGGTAGCTCTAGCCCCTCTACCATCTCATCCCTTCCGAATTCTTAATGTCTGAGTCGTCTCAGGTTGACGCTGCTCCTGGCTTGGGCGGGAACTGCGCATGCTCGGTACACAGGCCCTGGGGTCTGACTGGGCGCGCAGGGTTCGGCGCTGCTGGGCGGTCGCGGTGCTTGTTTATCTCCGCGCGGGCAGAAGCTTCCGAGCCGCGCAAAGCCTCTCGGGAGCGCTCGCGGCCCGTCGCCTAGGAgacgggggcgggggcggggctgcGCCGCGGGCTCCGCCCCGGCCGCCGGACCCCGCCCCTGGCCGCGCTGCGGCTGGGGCTCGGGCGCGCGCTCGAGCGCTGGGGgtagcggcggcggcggcggcggcggcggcggcggcggcggcggcggcgggcggggaTCTGGGCGTGGAGGCGCgaggggcggggcgggcggcACTGCGGGCCCGCGGCTCGGGCGGCTCCAGCGGCTACCGCTCTCTCTCTGCTAGCCCTGAGTCCCACCCGGTGCCTACGGGGCCTCATCGCTGCCCGGCTCGGCCCATGCCCAGGGCCGCTGCTCCCTCAgttgccgccgccgccgccggcgcCCAGGGGGCCGCCGCGGCTGTGAGGTGGGGGCGGCAGCGGGAGGCGGCGGGGCGGGCCGCCGGGGCCGGGGCTGGGGGCGCAGCGCGGCCGGCGTAGGTCTATgtcgcgggcggcggcggcggcggcggccgcggaGGGACGATGCGCGAGTACAAAGTGGTGGTGCTGGGCTCGGGCGGGGTAGGCAAATCCGCCCTGACCGTGCAGTTCGTGACCGGCACCTTCATCGAGAAATACGACCCCACCATCGAGGACTTCTACCGCAAGGAGATCGAGGTGGATTCGTCGCCGTCGGTGCTGGAGATCCTGGACACGGCGGGCACCGAGCAGTTCGCGTCCATGCGGGACCTGTACATCAAGAACGGCCAGGGCTTCATCCTCGTCTACAGCCTCGTCAACCAGCAGAGCTTCCAGGACATCAAGCCCATGCGGGACCAGATCATCCGCGTGAAGCGGTGAGCGAGGGCGCACGGGAGCTTGGCGGCTGCACCCCGGAGTCACCGTCCCGGGGCCGGAACTCCCCGCGCGGGGCTCCGGGGAAGGGGCTGTCTGGGGGGTGGCTCCAAGCTGGAGGCTTTACTATTGTCattctgctcctcctcctcaaTCTCAAATTTGAGTGCTTTGTTTCACAACTAAAATTTGGCATCGTGTTAGCCCACAGAACAGCTCTTTGTCTCTTGGACGTTGTTAGCATTGCTTGTTACAGAGCCCCAAAGGAAACAAAGTTTAAAACTTGCAGGGGGGAAAGGGGTGGATAGATTTGTCTTGGGAAGAGAGGAACTGTGCAGGTATAGTCGAGACATTTGCagactgaacaacaacaacaatctgCCTTGGCAATGTTTGACAGTAAAAATCGCTCACACACCTATACAGTAAAGTCAAGTCCAGAGGAAGGAGACCTTTCTCATCTCGTTAAAGGTTTATGGTTCCAAGGCGTTTTACAAAAATGAAGTCTCTAATTTAGTGCAAAACTTTAAAGACAGATTATCAAATTATTTGAAGACATCATAAGCTAAATGGGGTTTCGAGAATATTAACATAGAGGAGTACAAATAAGCCATTCACAGGAAAAGAATGCAGCTtaactgttttgttgtttttgtttttgtttttaatatagccGCCTTAACcccttccaaaaaacaaaaacaccaccacaccaccaccaccagttcCTGGAAACAAAACAGAAGCTTCTTCAAAAGTGTGACACAAGTATTAGCTAATTTAAAGTTAATGTTAATAagcctttttatatatatataaattcttttctaaagtatacattttggaaatatggctgataaatgattttaaatggtTGTTTTCTCTTAAATTCACTGAATATATTTTTCCGTGTAATTTTAAGCATTAGAAATGTGATAATATCTTAGTTCAAAGTTTTGGCAAATTTTTCTAATTATCATTTAATTACACATTACTGTTTCATCTAGTTCTTGTTAGTTAATGCCTGCTGATaattttggtgtcctttttttccTGCCTTATTCTACCTAGAGCCTAAATCTGAAGACCTTTACTGAAAGATGGTTGTAAGTGCACCGTAGACACAGTCACATTGTAAGTCAGTTTGAGTCCACTCATTTTGAAAGAGCAAGGACCAAGTTATGTGTACCCAGGGGATGATCAAAAATTCATTACGAGTAGTGAGTTTTTAATGCAACCTATGAGATCAAAGAGAAGGCTCTCTTTCTATTGCTCCACCCCCCCTTAACTAATTGAGTATGCACTTTAATCGCTGAACTAAAATCGTGCATGTTATTCATCCTTGTGTTAAATTCCAAACTAGAATAAAGCAGATATTTTCGTGGTCTCTGCTCCTAAGATTTGTAAATTTGATAGCTTTGTACTTCTCCAGTATCATTTTCCTAAAGTTAAATGTTTATAGTTAAGAGATGAACAATTCTGGTGTTAAACTTAGTATGAGGATGGCATTTAAGGGGCTACATTTAAGTTACTTAAATTCTTAttaccccctcccccaaccactcaattaaaaagaaacaaaccaaaccaactGCAGGGTAGTCTGATACATTGCCACATGTCAATGTTAGgccaaatgcctacatcaaaaaataatCTAAGTAAATGCCCCAACTGCCTCACCCTTCACATTTAGATATATATGCTTAAAGATATGAAGATGCAGATATACACTGATAAAGCCACATACCCATGGCTAACTTCTTGACACAAGCCTAGGGAACAAATACGGCAAAATATTATTGGATAATATGGTCCACATAATTTTGTAGTTTCTTGTAATTTAGTGCAGATTACTTTTCTCAGTTATAATAATAGGTTAGTCTAAACTCAGTATATTGGagcaatttgtttattttcactaTGACCCAGAGGAAAAACATAGAGTAAAATTCTGCATGCCAGTATCATTTTACTCACTAGTCTCAGTTCTTGATATAAAAAGATCATTGATCAGCTGAAGTAGAGTTCATAAATTCTCTTCACCAGAATTCAACCGTTGTATACATAAGAACCTCTTGGACCCTCACTTGTGTGTCTTTGTAATATGGTAGTAGTAAGGTATTTTACACCTCATCCTAACCCCAGCGTCTGGCTTCCCATCATTGATGGAGAGGACGTgtgaatgcaggtggcctcttcTTTACCAGTCTTTCAGTATTTGATACCTACTGTCAAATTCAGTATTCAGCTTTAGGTCTAGGTCAGCACTTTTCAATAGAGATATAAcgtgagccacatatgtaattttaacatTCCTAgtagctgatttttttaaaataacataaatatatggaattaattttaatgtattttatttaacccaccatatttaaaatagaatcatTTTGACATGTCagtattcaaaaattattaataaggTACTTCTTTATACTGTGTCTTCAAAGTTTGGTATGTGTTTGACCTACCACATCTCAATTCAAAcaagtcacatttcaagtgctcagtagccgtTATGTGGCCACAGGCTGCCATATTGGACAACAGAGGTCTAAGATGTATATGATTTGGGGAAATGCTTGCTTatttctctaagcttcagtttccttatctgtgaaatagagATTAGCATGCACCTTCCAGAGTCCTtgttagaattaaatgagataatgtattttaACATTCCCAAAACAATACCAGTACACAGAAATTGCTCAAAAAATTCTAGCTGTCATTCTTACTTTAATAACTTTGTCATTTATCTTCCTTAAATGTTACCCTTGatataaatgtaattttagaagaaataaatttgtaacTGCATTTTGGAATTCATTACTTAGTATATTCAAGATGAGACTTTGTGTTGGTATTCTCTTGAAATTATTTCCCCTTATGAAGGATCTGATGGAAAAGGGCATGAGAATGAACATTTAACTTCAAGTACAGTATA of the Pan paniscus chromosome 14, NHGRI_mPanPan1-v2.0_pri, whole genome shotgun sequence genome contains:
- the RAP2A gene encoding ras-related protein Rap-2a isoform X2, translated to MREYKVVVLGSGGVGKSALTVQFVTGTFIEKYDPTIEDFYRKEIEVDSSPSVLEILDTAGTEQFASMRDLYIKNGQGFILVYSLVNQQSFQDIKPMRDQIIRVKRRLNPFQKTKTPPHHHHQFLETKQKLLQKCDTSIS
- the RAP2A gene encoding ras-related protein Rap-2a isoform X1, translating into MREYKVVVLGSGGVGKSALTVQFVTGTFIEKYDPTIEDFYRKEIEVDSSPSVLEILDTAGTEQFASMRDLYIKNGQGFILVYSLVNQQSFQDIKPMRDQIIRVKRYEKVPVILVGNKVDLESEREVSSNEGRALAEEWGCPFMETSAKSKTMVDELFAEIVRQMNYAAQPDKDDPCCSACNIQ